A single window of Terriglobia bacterium DNA harbors:
- a CDS encoding carboxypeptidase regulatory-like domain-containing protein, whose translation MRTRISLRLWAIFSILLFLAATPVLAQSQGSTGQIAGIVTDQTGAAIPSAKVTVVNPATGLTRELLTNDVGQYRALSLPPAKYTVTVEKQGFSTAKEPDVVVTVGSAIDLNITLQVGGLSQVVEVSAAQLEVTRSEAGATLNDDYISNLPINGRRFHDFVTITPTVQVEPQRQQLSFVGQRGINGNVNIDGADYNEPFFGGLRGGERSNLAFTIPQESIQEFQVVAQGYSAEFGRSTGGLVNAVTKSGTNEIHGTIFSLTRLKGLGANNAFGQRAVTNQWQEGGSAGGPIRKDKTFFFGSIERQDQRIPRQVGFTALNNVVRDATNSEAFDFFKTLEGPYTATNDATAFLVKIDNNFGIKNRLSVRYNYSRNTGLNAVNAGTQIDPTTNTALTNNGTEGDRIHTIAGQLTTVFSSNLLNELRMQYSREERPRDANAIATTVEASGVGSFGTVSFLPTTATDYRIQLSNSIAWTKGGHSIRVGGEYNYTNIFQLFAFDQSGAFRFTGSNPTTNLQIMSLNAAQPTKNRFDNTTAFYQHALGNGTLGAGANGLAFFAQDNWRISRRFTLNYGLRWEAALNPPPEANNTSMINKVQNLTFPVGLSFDPNFIPDQTKQFAPRLGFAFDPKGDGTTVIRGNAGVFYAPTPLLVFSNPLNNFRIPPGDLRIRLPLAVPAGNPNNTVYKQLLAIGIDLNKFTLGNLPILTVQQVQSIATALGLTFDPFAGAGPLGMARDFENPRSFQWALGVEHELAKGITAGADFYYVNTVHLERNHELDLPAPTLRAADGRFVYNVPSLIRPVSSLSSVQIRESSARSLYKGLVFRLNYARTKLQMKAFYTLSWNYSDDDNERSSGGSDAVDQFHLNLDYGFSRLDRRHQFSWITNYTLPWGFEISSNARIYSGISLNAAAGSDMNGDAISTDRPYSAPGVIFPRNSFRNQPIYNVDMRLSKTFKFKGDRFGLQFLADFFNVFNFDNVQIGSTNSRYGVGIDATGATVAPLTSFQRIFLADGTYDKNNSPGPPFQTQLGIRFTF comes from the coding sequence GGACCAGACGGGCGCAGCGATTCCCAGCGCTAAAGTCACCGTCGTCAATCCGGCTACGGGCCTGACCCGAGAGTTGTTGACGAATGATGTCGGACAATATCGGGCCCTGTCCCTGCCTCCCGCCAAGTATACGGTGACGGTTGAGAAGCAGGGATTCAGCACCGCCAAAGAACCGGATGTGGTGGTGACGGTCGGCAGTGCCATCGACCTCAACATCACGTTGCAAGTGGGAGGCCTCAGCCAAGTGGTTGAAGTCTCCGCGGCTCAACTTGAAGTCACCCGCTCCGAGGCGGGGGCGACGCTGAACGACGACTATATTTCGAACCTGCCGATCAATGGCCGCCGATTCCATGACTTTGTGACGATCACCCCCACGGTTCAGGTGGAACCTCAGCGCCAACAACTTTCCTTCGTGGGCCAGCGTGGAATCAATGGCAACGTCAACATCGATGGGGCTGATTATAATGAGCCCTTCTTTGGAGGTCTCCGGGGAGGAGAACGGTCGAATCTCGCCTTCACGATTCCTCAGGAGTCCATCCAGGAATTCCAGGTCGTGGCGCAAGGCTATTCCGCCGAATTTGGACGGTCCACCGGTGGACTGGTCAATGCCGTCACGAAATCGGGCACCAATGAAATTCATGGGACCATCTTTTCACTCACCCGGCTGAAAGGGTTGGGGGCGAACAACGCCTTTGGCCAGCGCGCCGTGACGAACCAATGGCAGGAAGGCGGATCGGCAGGCGGGCCCATCCGCAAGGATAAGACCTTCTTCTTTGGATCCATTGAGCGGCAAGACCAGAGAATTCCCCGCCAGGTGGGATTTACAGCGTTGAATAACGTTGTCCGGGACGCCACCAACTCCGAGGCCTTCGATTTCTTTAAGACCTTGGAAGGACCCTACACCGCGACCAACGACGCGACGGCATTTCTGGTCAAAATCGATAACAACTTCGGGATCAAGAATCGACTGTCGGTCCGTTACAACTATTCTAGAAATACCGGATTGAACGCCGTCAATGCCGGCACACAAATCGACCCCACCACCAACACCGCGCTCACGAACAACGGCACGGAAGGCGATCGAATCCATACCATCGCAGGCCAGTTGACGACGGTCTTCTCGTCGAATCTCCTGAATGAACTCCGGATGCAGTATTCCCGTGAAGAGCGTCCCCGCGATGCCAATGCCATCGCCACCACAGTCGAGGCGAGCGGGGTCGGAAGCTTCGGAACCGTGAGCTTCCTGCCGACGACGGCGACCGACTACCGGATCCAGCTCTCCAACTCGATTGCCTGGACCAAGGGCGGCCACAGCATCCGCGTCGGTGGTGAATACAATTACACGAACATCTTCCAGCTCTTTGCGTTCGACCAGAGCGGGGCCTTCCGCTTTACGGGGAGCAACCCGACGACGAATCTTCAGATCATGTCGCTCAATGCGGCCCAGCCTACCAAGAACCGGTTTGATAACACGACGGCATTTTATCAACATGCCTTGGGCAACGGGACGCTGGGAGCGGGGGCCAACGGTCTGGCGTTCTTTGCGCAGGACAATTGGAGAATCAGCCGCCGGTTCACTTTGAATTATGGTTTGCGCTGGGAGGCGGCCTTGAATCCCCCTCCGGAGGCCAACAACACCTCCATGATCAACAAGGTTCAAAACCTCACGTTCCCGGTGGGCCTTTCGTTCGATCCCAACTTCATTCCGGACCAGACCAAGCAGTTTGCACCCCGCCTGGGGTTTGCGTTTGATCCGAAGGGAGACGGGACCACGGTGATTCGCGGGAATGCGGGAGTCTTCTATGCGCCGACTCCCCTGCTGGTGTTTTCCAATCCTCTGAACAATTTCCGGATCCCTCCCGGAGACCTGCGCATCCGCTTGCCTCTTGCAGTCCCGGCCGGCAATCCGAATAACACGGTGTACAAACAGTTGCTCGCGATCGGGATCGACCTCAACAAGTTCACCCTGGGCAACCTGCCGATCCTGACGGTCCAGCAAGTCCAGAGTATCGCCACGGCACTCGGTTTGACCTTCGATCCGTTTGCGGGGGCAGGACCTCTGGGCATGGCCCGCGATTTCGAGAATCCGCGATCCTTCCAGTGGGCATTGGGCGTCGAACACGAACTCGCCAAGGGGATCACGGCGGGCGCTGACTTTTATTACGTCAACACCGTGCACCTCGAGCGAAACCACGAACTCGACCTGCCGGCACCGACCCTTCGGGCCGCCGACGGTCGATTCGTCTACAACGTGCCCTCGCTCATCCGCCCCGTCTCATCGCTCAGCAGTGTTCAGATCCGCGAGTCCTCGGCCCGCTCCCTGTACAAAGGGCTGGTCTTCCGGTTGAACTATGCTCGCACCAAGCTCCAGATGAAGGCCTTTTACACGCTTTCGTGGAACTATTCCGATGACGACAATGAGAGAAGTTCCGGCGGCTCGGATGCGGTCGATCAATTCCACCTGAACCTGGACTATGGCTTCTCCCGCCTTGATCGCCGGCACCAGTTCAGCTGGATTACAAATTACACCCTGCCCTGGGGATTCGAGATCAGTTCGAATGCTCGCATCTACTCAGGAATTTCCTTGAACGCCGCGGCCGGCAGCGACATGAACGGCGACGCGATCAGTACCGACCGTCCGTACTCGGCTCCCGGGGTCATCTTCCCTCGAAATTCCTTCCGCAACCAGCCGATATACAATGTGGATATGCGCCTCTCCAAGACCTTCAAGTTCAAAGGAGATCGCTTTGGGCTTCAGTTCCTGGCAGACTTCTTCAACGTGTTCAACTTTGATAATGTCCAGATTGGAAGCACCAACTCCCGCTACGGGGTTGGAATTGATGCGACCGGTGCCACGGTGGCGCCCCTCACTTCGTTCCAGCGTATCTTCCTGGCGGACGGAACCTACGACAAGAACAATAGCCCGGGTCCGCCGTTCCAGACACAGTTGGGAATCCGTTTCACCTTCTAA
- a CDS encoding carboxypeptidase regulatory-like domain-containing protein, with the protein MTTRTENFCRIFCVVMAALLMIAGSACVSFAQAESTGGTIEGTVVDPSGGVVPGAQVTAKNLATGLTRSMTTDTAGYFRISALPVGEYEVTVQAAGFSTSKASSVKLTVGQVLTVNFTAAVAGQKQTITVTEQAPVVETTRSSVSNTVGDVSIADLPVNGRNFIDFVLLTPGVTRDNRLGDISFAGQRGTLNSLQIDGTDNNNTFFGQTLGRTGSGRAPYQFSEDSVKEFQVNSNSYSAEFGRAGGAVINVVTKSGTNAFHGTAFEFYRDKSLNANDFFNNSLNRPKSPFHFNQFGGNIGGPIVKNKAFFFFDYDGQRNTQPNVVFLGGKQPFLTDAATQQGLALLTPLANSWNRTQNQDVFLWKVDWQMTQNNHLTGRFNHQKFNGEGFENGGAQNSSQHTGASNVFTDTVSAGLTSVLWKNTVNEARFQFARDKEPGLANSDKPEAVINEGGQTVLTIGRNSFSPRETTIKRIQFVDNVAHTFGRHNFKAGFDVNIDRILNFFPGNFFGAYTFNSLASFAGGVPNGSGEKYVQAFPGNGTSGPSTFPDFWELGWFVQDEFHAASNLTLNFGLRYDIQDFNQPATKNPDPQLAAAGIDTSFLNTDKNNFGPRFGFAWKPKGSDRLVVRGGYGIFYGRTPSIMVGTAHSNNGINVQTLTFTGTGVPTYPNILSAIPTGAAPPPATIFVFSKDYVQPYVQQGSFGVEYQIMKDTSLTVSYLGVRGVKLQRTIDRNLAPPVLKTLPTKDGPQVTFPFFGNPRPLSHFLRIATFESDANSIYHGMTISLNKRFSQNYQLMMAYTYSKVIDDVPDATSVVPFSSGDDGKQIFNTFDVRSDRALGINDQRHRFVVSGVWDLANYAKGLANPLARALAGGWSLSGILTAQSGQPYTAKVGGGDLNGDSNQQTDRFPGVGRDTFTLPNFVSLDPRVTREIPIYERARMQLIFEGFNIFNRTNFNSVRTTQWSLSTGTPQQPTPLTLVRQSNFGTPLSTAGSRILQLAVKITF; encoded by the coding sequence ATGACAACAAGAACTGAAAATTTCTGCAGAATATTTTGCGTCGTGATGGCTGCGCTGCTCATGATTGCAGGGAGTGCGTGTGTTTCATTTGCACAGGCGGAATCGACCGGAGGGACCATCGAAGGGACCGTGGTGGACCCGTCGGGCGGCGTGGTTCCCGGGGCCCAGGTGACCGCAAAAAATCTGGCCACCGGATTGACCCGTTCGATGACCACCGACACCGCCGGCTACTTCCGCATTTCGGCGCTCCCCGTGGGTGAGTATGAGGTCACGGTTCAGGCGGCGGGTTTCAGCACTTCGAAGGCCTCCTCGGTGAAACTGACCGTCGGTCAGGTCCTCACGGTGAATTTCACGGCGGCGGTGGCGGGTCAAAAGCAAACCATTACGGTCACGGAGCAGGCGCCGGTGGTGGAAACAACGCGGAGCAGCGTGTCGAATACGGTCGGTGACGTCTCGATCGCCGATCTGCCCGTCAATGGCCGGAATTTCATCGATTTCGTCTTGCTGACTCCGGGAGTGACGCGGGACAACCGCCTCGGGGATATCAGTTTCGCGGGCCAGCGCGGGACCTTGAACAGCTTGCAGATTGATGGCACCGACAACAACAATACGTTCTTCGGTCAGACCCTCGGCCGCACCGGGTCCGGCCGCGCTCCCTACCAATTCAGCGAGGATTCGGTCAAGGAATTCCAGGTGAACTCGAATTCCTACTCCGCGGAATTCGGCCGCGCCGGTGGCGCCGTCATCAATGTCGTCACGAAGTCGGGCACAAACGCTTTCCATGGGACTGCCTTTGAGTTTTACCGCGACAAATCGCTCAACGCCAACGACTTTTTCAACAATTCACTGAACCGCCCCAAGTCGCCTTTTCACTTCAATCAGTTCGGCGGCAACATCGGCGGTCCCATCGTGAAAAACAAGGCGTTCTTCTTTTTTGACTACGACGGACAACGGAACACGCAACCGAACGTGGTATTCCTGGGCGGGAAGCAGCCGTTCCTGACCGATGCCGCGACGCAACAGGGCCTGGCCCTACTCACCCCCCTTGCCAACAGCTGGAATCGGACCCAGAACCAGGACGTTTTCCTGTGGAAGGTCGATTGGCAGATGACTCAGAACAATCACCTGACCGGCCGTTTCAACCATCAGAAATTCAATGGCGAGGGCTTTGAGAACGGCGGAGCACAGAATTCGTCTCAACATACCGGAGCTTCCAATGTTTTCACCGACACCGTGAGTGCCGGTCTCACCTCAGTCCTGTGGAAGAATACTGTCAATGAAGCCCGCTTCCAGTTTGCGCGCGACAAGGAGCCGGGGCTGGCCAACAGCGATAAACCCGAAGCAGTGATCAATGAAGGGGGACAAACCGTTTTAACCATCGGTCGCAATTCTTTTAGCCCGCGGGAAACGACGATAAAGCGCATTCAGTTCGTCGACAATGTGGCACACACCTTTGGCCGCCATAACTTCAAAGCGGGATTCGACGTCAACATCGATCGCATCCTTAACTTTTTTCCCGGCAACTTTTTCGGCGCGTACACGTTCAACAGCCTGGCCAGCTTTGCCGGTGGAGTTCCGAACGGGTCGGGAGAGAAATACGTTCAAGCCTTTCCCGGGAACGGCACTTCAGGGCCTTCCACATTCCCGGATTTCTGGGAATTGGGATGGTTCGTTCAGGATGAATTCCATGCCGCGTCCAATCTGACCTTGAATTTTGGATTGCGTTACGACATCCAGGATTTCAATCAACCCGCCACCAAGAATCCGGACCCACAACTGGCCGCGGCGGGGATTGATACCAGCTTTCTGAATACCGATAAGAACAACTTTGGACCCCGATTTGGATTTGCCTGGAAGCCCAAGGGGTCGGACAGGCTGGTGGTGCGCGGAGGATATGGCATTTTCTATGGGCGCACGCCGTCGATCATGGTGGGAACAGCCCACTCCAATAACGGGATCAACGTCCAAACCCTGACCTTCACCGGTACCGGGGTTCCCACCTATCCGAATATTCTTTCGGCAATTCCTACCGGGGCTGCCCCTCCTCCAGCGACCATCTTTGTTTTTTCGAAGGATTATGTGCAGCCGTACGTTCAGCAGGGAAGTTTCGGAGTGGAGTATCAGATCATGAAAGACACTTCCCTCACTGTCTCGTATCTGGGCGTTCGGGGAGTCAAATTGCAGCGCACTATTGATCGCAACCTGGCGCCGCCCGTGCTCAAGACCCTGCCCACAAAGGACGGTCCACAGGTGACCTTCCCCTTCTTTGGCAATCCCAGGCCTCTCAGCCACTTTCTCCGCATCGCGACTTTTGAAAGTGATGCCAACTCCATCTACCACGGGATGACGATTTCCCTGAACAAGCGATTCTCTCAGAACTATCAGCTCATGATGGCTTACACATATAGCAAGGTCATCGATGATGTTCCTGACGCCACGTCCGTCGTTCCGTTTAGCAGCGGGGATGACGGAAAGCAGATATTCAATACCTTTGATGTCCGTTCGGATCGGGCACTGGGAATCAATGACCAGCGGCATCGTTTTGTGGTGAGCGGTGTTTGGGATTTAGCCAACTATGCGAAAGGTCTGGCGAACCCGCTCGCTCGAGCCCTGGCCGGCGGGTGGTCGCTCAGCGGTATTTTGACGGCGCAGTCCGGCCAACCCTATACCGCGAAGGTGGGAGGTGGAGATTTAAACGGGGATTCGAACCAACAGACGGATCGATTCCCCGGGGTGGGTCGTGATACCTTCACACTCCCGAATTTCGTGTCCCTGGATCCCCGCGTGACTCGCGAGATTCCGATTTACGAACGGGCCCGGATGCAGTTGATCTTTGAAGGGTTCAACATCTTCAACCGGACCAACTTCAACAGCGTGCGAACGACGCAGTGGTCTTTGTCGACGGGTACGCCGCAACAGCCCACCCCGCTGACCCTCGTCCGGCAATCCAATTTCGGGACACCACTCTCGACGGCGGGTTCGCGGATCTTGCAGTTGGCGGTAAAGATCACGTTCTAG